A genomic segment from Truepera sp. encodes:
- a CDS encoding SCO family protein — translation MAKRTILLAALTVLLALAAGAALYGLRPGTTPQWRGVLLDNPPAMGDVTLATTGGARVALADLDAPYLLVFFGYTSCHDVCPLTMARLATAYRDLGEPDEVQVVMVTVDPATDTAKRLQAYVEGFHPAFLGLRGSNQEVAGAALRFYVGVNALGDGFVAHSDPVALLGPDRTMRLLYPQDRLAGLEGDLRAVLAGRAW, via the coding sequence ATGGCCAAGCGCACCATCCTGCTGGCCGCGCTGACGGTGCTCCTGGCCCTCGCCGCCGGCGCTGCGCTCTACGGCCTGCGGCCGGGAACCACGCCGCAGTGGCGCGGCGTGCTGCTCGACAACCCGCCGGCCATGGGCGACGTCACCCTGGCCACCACCGGCGGCGCGCGCGTCGCCCTGGCGGACCTCGACGCCCCCTACTTGCTGGTGTTCTTCGGCTACACGAGCTGCCACGACGTGTGCCCGCTCACCATGGCGCGCCTGGCGACCGCCTACCGCGACCTGGGCGAACCGGACGAGGTGCAGGTGGTGATGGTCACCGTCGACCCCGCCACCGACACGGCCAAGCGCCTGCAGGCCTACGTGGAGGGCTTCCACCCCGCCTTCCTGGGCCTGCGCGGCAGCAACCAGGAGGTCGCCGGGGCCGCCCTGCGCTTCTACGTGGGCGTCAACGCCCTGGGCGACGGCTTCGTGGCGCACTCCGATCCCGTCGCGCTCCTCGGGCCCGACCGCACCATGCGCCTGCTCTACCCGCAGGACCGACTGGCGGGTCTGGAGGGGGACCTGCGGGCCGTGCTTGCAGGCCGGGCGTGGTGA